The Salvelinus namaycush isolate Seneca chromosome 13, SaNama_1.0, whole genome shotgun sequence genome includes a region encoding these proteins:
- the LOC120057958 gene encoding tryptophan--tRNA ligase, mitochondrial-like has product MAASLLACGINPETSILFQQSQVSEHAELSWILGCLTSMPRLRHLPQWKMKSKQKNEGSVGLYTYPVLQAADILLYKSTHVPVGEDQVQHLELAQDLARIFNNTYGDFFPEPRALLSSTRKVKSLRDPSSKMSKSDPQKMATVNLTDSPDDIVLKIRRSVTDFTSEVTFDPEVRPGVSNLVLIHAAVAGCTVEEAVGWAKGLNTGKYKQLVADAVVQRLTPIREEIERLRGDRGHLERLLAHGAQRARELAAPVLKEVHHRVGFC; this is encoded by the exons ATGGCTGCCAGCCTGCTGGCCTGTGGCATCAACCCAGAGACATCTATCCTCTTCCAACAGTCACAG gTCTCTGAACACGCTGAACTGTCCTGGATCCTAGGCTGTCTTACCAGTATGCCCCGACTCAGACACCTGCCTCAGTGGAAG ATGAAGAGTAAACAGAAGAATGAGGGGAGTGTGGGGCTGTACACGTACCCCGTCCTGCAGGCTGCGGATATTCTCCTCTACAA GTCAACTCACGTCCCAGTAGGAGAAGATCAGGTCCAACATCTGGAGCTGGCTCAGGACCTGGCCCGCATCTTCAACAACACCTACGGAGACTTCTTCCCTGAGCCACGTGCTCTGCTCA GCTCCACGCGAAAGGTGAAATCCCTCCGTGACCCCTCCTCCAAGATGTCCAAATCAGACCCCCAGAAGATGGCCACTGTCAACCTCACCGACTCTCCCGACGACATCGTCCTCAAGATCCGCCGCTCCGTCACAGACTTCACCTCTGAGGTGACCTTTGACCCTGAGGTTCGTCCGGGCGTGTCCAACCTGGTGCTGATTCATGCGGCAGTGGCGGGGTGCACGGTAGAGGAGGCAGTAGGGTGGGCCAAGGGGCTGAACACGGGAAAGTACAAACAGCTGGTAGCGGATGCTGTGGTGCAGCGGCTCACACCAATCAGGGAGGAGATTGAGAGGCTGAGGGGGGACAGGGGGCACCTGGAGAGGCTGCTGGCCCACGGAGCCCAGAGGGCCAGGGAGCTGGCTGCACCTGTACTCAAGGAGGTCCACCACAGAGTAGGCTTCTgctga